From the Mya arenaria isolate MELC-2E11 chromosome 17, ASM2691426v1 genome, the window attactgataacaagattgtaaccgtgtatttaatagcagaaagcgcaaaaaatattaaatgattggtgaatgctaaaagatttactgtgatctactatagtctcataaggtataatttccgtgttttatgctcatttctttcaaattaaactgggtatccttcataagaaccattgttttcgacatttatatatatatatatatatatagtgttgtGCCAacgatcgattataatcgacaattgatcggaaaggccttcGTCGACGACAATCGaaagtgaaatttgaacaatcgattatggAAAAAGGGACGTAAACGCTACCGACTGCcagtaataattatttcatgaaaatatgttttgttttctagttAATGCTAggtaatgttgaaatgttaaagtgatactatgttaagttatctagtcatattcttATGAAGTCAGTATGGCACTACAGTACCTTATAAcacattttctttgtaatttaactgttaaagtattggttctcaacttctcatgtttgtggtttgaagttgatttttaaaacatgttaccgttaatttacttcttaccatgtaagaatttagttttctcagtttccTGGAAGAAAATggtcttgtaaaacatatagaatattcaacagcttgttgtacttgttacagactgattattaaaaagaaattgatatctttctttgtgtttattttacatatgtatataatactAAATGTTAGACAAAAATAGAGCATGTGGTTTCATGTTCTGttatagtaacttgtaaacactaaaggaTAGTTGCGTTAAATAAgttatgtaatttatacaaagaaatgtacaaacaatattgtaagggaacattggtgcttaaaattggtgcatgtactgtagcttaaatatgatgaccaaagataattaaaaaatgattaacatgataaataatcgatcattgatcggtttcataaaccgattatcgatagtattttttttctgtccgattcccaacatTTACTCTTTATATCAGTGATGAGAGTTTATCATGTGTGTTATCGTCTGAAAAAAAGTAATCTCCCCCAAAAGGCAATACTGTTTTCTTCTATATCACtcgataaatatttaattcctGTTTCGCCGTATTTCATGTAGTTTGGAGTCGTGCGTTTCAATTTGAGTATATACGatcgtatttaaaatatttaagtccAACCATTTccaatataatattgttaccAAAACCCCAGATTTCTGCACTTtatagtaaaatatgttttattgttgtatCAAAAAGTTCTATGCGTAGGTCAATTGGTAGTGATAGACGATTGGAATTTCTAATCAGACTATACATTGCTCGAGAGACCTGTGAAGCTATATGGTATAATACCGGTTCTACTGAAATATATCCCGAGGTATTTATACTCATTTACTACATCTAGAGTGTATTTggaaattgaatttttttagcTTGTGTCGGTCTTTACCCAAAACAACTACgtatatttgattttgtagCGTTGACCGCTCATTTCCATGTGTCGCAATAGTTAGAGAATGTGTTAAGAGCATTTTGTAACCCATTTTCTGTTTCTGACATGATTATTATATCAACATACAACAGAATATATACTAGTAGTTTTAGAAAGGTGTGCATATTGTCATTATGAGCAGGATCTTGAATATTAACACCGTCATTTATCACATGTCTGGCCAAATAATAGTTCAAATcgtttaaaaatagtgaaaaGGGAAGCGGAGAAAGATTTTACCTTTGGCGGACTTACTTGGAAATAAGTTTTAGTATTCTGATTTGTTTGATACGCATGATTTTAACTTGTTATACATGTTCAGAATTAGTTTAAGACATTTTCCATTTATATGTGTATCAATTAGTTTCTGTCACACCCCAGACTGTGTCAAATGCTTGTTTTAAGTCTGTAAAtgcacaatatatttatttttgtatgttattcaagtattgtattaaataattcaatataaacatgcTGCCCGTTGAATAACCTTTTCTGAAAACGGCTTGACTACGAACAATAAGGTTATTAGATTCGACGTATTAATCAAGGCGATTATTCAATAAGCAAGTAAACAATTTACCAAGACAacttaataatgtaatagttcGATAATTTTCAGGAATGCTAGGATctcctttatttttatatataggattaatataaataattccaGTTGTCCAACATTGTTGAACAATTCCCTAGTcttgatttaaatgtaataatttaacgCATATATCCTTAAATATGTCAGATTTACTATTGATATTCTCATTTCAACTTGATCAATTCCATAGGCTTTATTATTGTTCAATGTATTTACTTCTTTTTCAATCTCTTTAAAAGTAATTATTGAATAAGTTTCTTCATCAATTTCATTATTCATTAGACTGGAGAAAAAAGACGAGCGTTAGTGCTTGCTCCGCGGTACTCTTATAAGTTGAGTCTGTTGTTCGAAGAGAATGAAGTCTACGTATTGTGAAAACCTTTATCTTTATCGTCATAACTATCTTACAGAATCGCTTCCTTCAAATCTGAGTATTCTCGCTATGTGGTTAAAATACTGAGCGCACTCGGCCTGGGAGTCGTTGTCAgtatcattgttaaaaaaacttgaatcttggccataactcaataACCGCTCAGGATATGCGAATGAAGCTTAGTACACATTTTAACAGAGGCAATGCACATCTGTCAAGCAAGGCTCATAAATCTTGCATCAATAATTACGATGGAACATTTCTGTAGCTCtgaacatatttaacatttcaatcTGGCTTTTCACGGGCACCTCGACAAAGTTTAGTGTCTTCAAGTACTTTGTTTATTCATTGAACACAGCGCACATGTTGTTTATAATATCtaaacaaaaccaaacaaaacttcaaaaatgTCAAGGAAATATATCACTTAACTATTAACTTTAATCAGCAACGcatacatatattattgttGTGTCTGTGTCTATCAACAGTATACCAGTACGGGCGAGTTCTGTTTCTTGGACAGCAGTAGTTCTCGGATTTTTGCGATTTTTCGCCTTACTTGGGAAGTTACATATCAGTGGCACACAGTGCAAAATATGGAATTTGAACAAGTCCATGCCAAATCGGTTCTATGTCTAGAGTAGTCTGAATGATAGGTTGTGGACCgtcaaagcattttttttaataagctGAAAAAGATGAAGCTGCAAATATAAGAACGGTATACGCTGAAGCGGTACTGTACTAACGTTAAAGGTTCCAGGACTGCTTTGACAagcactgttgttgtttttcctaCCTGGTAGCTAAGTTTTGAAAAAGCTTATTAACAAAGAGTCAATTTGTAGCAGACTAATGTCTAAAAGTTGCTGCTATTTGACCTTTTGCAAAATTTACAAAGTAAGAAATTAACGCCAGATTTGTTTACATGCGACAaccacaaaaaaatattttaagaaacaataGATTAACCTAATCAGTCATGACTCATTGATCAGATTAAAGTGCCTCATGGGTAAACTATTCAGTAAGAACAAGGGCCCCAAGCACCAGTAAGTAAAACGTGTTATACATGTCCAAGAAATTGCTAAAAGTACACGAAATGTGTAAATTTACAGATAGAATAGTTTTTGATTTTTCCTGAACtataattgatttataaatatacatctatttttttattttatttgcagcaccaatgtaaaaaaaaaaaaaatatttgcatttgctTTGCCGTAAATTATCTTTCAGGTTGGTTTCAAACAAATTGTTGGCTTGAAATTgtgaacataatttttattttatttattagctcCCAATTCTTTCAAAGTTCATAGCAGTGACAATAAAGTAGAAACATCTATATGTGTTtatcaaaagtgttttaaaccagtgtttttttttttaaatcagataACTTCAAATATTCTTTCTCCATCGCCTTGAATAAACTTAGTACACATCGGGTACTCGCTGagaaacattttttacagatttttattgaattattcatacatgtttaaatcaatagTATAATTTTCACACTTTAGATAACTGCACCTGAAGCTCGTAGCGCATTTGACATTTAGGTGCTTATTGTGTGTTATTTTATctgtaagaaaatattatttaattttaagcatttacCATTAATTCAAACCCTATGATTTATGAATCAATACTTCTTTAAAGTCATATCATTTATGTATCTGGTGTGAAACTAGCCCGACAAAACTGTTCACAAATATAATGTACACACTTGTAATCACTTGTTTAAGTCATTTTAGGAAAACCttagatatgcaaattatgtTCACAAACATGCACAATTCACTGTGCGTGATGACCCCCCATGTGTgagtttttgtacaaaaattaaaaataaacatgaaacataaaataacaataacaaatactcGCGTGTCTCAGTATGAACTCCCAACTGTTAATTGCCTtgtaaccataattatatataaattgaattgCAGTACCTAGTTTAGGAACATCTAAAGAAAGTAAGTGAAAAAGCAATTTATCAGAACGGCTTTCTGttggaaactgcttctcaaccagtagtTTTAATTCATTCAAACATTCACTTAACTTTGACTTACTCAAAACGCCGATACTCTCCAGTTGTGTAAAAGCCAATATTGGAATCTACGACCCTCCCATACAGAAACAGATAATTCATAGTACTACAGGCAAATTATTCctcttttgtgtttttttttcatttgagaTAAAACATCTATTATCAATGACTGTCACCATATTGAAGAACAATTTTGAACTTCATCTTTTAATCAGTATGGTCTTGTATCTGTGTTTTACACTTGCACATGTTGAAGAACTAATTAAGAGGCTTTCCAAataatgcacaagtcaattgttaccacggtccccccaggtccggggaatagcagggactttgactttcggtccaaccAACCCCGTCTTAAATCCCTGCTCTGCGGGgacaaacagatggtaaaatccccgccaaatgcccccacacccaggtaccctaggtaaggcccattccccacaaTATTTtgcacgaagacaaaaccactgcattgaaaggtaaaaacactgcccatttccctggctatccccggcccggtatacccctggacctggggcggggcgtggttacaattgactggtgcctAAAACTATGAAATGACTCTTTAAATTTCATACCTTCTTTTCAGCTACAACAAAAGGTCAAAGGGAGGTAACTGGCAAAGGCTTTACTGGggtgattttaaaatattttattatgaacatTTGTATCCTTTAAGTTTTGAACCGAGTTTAAGACATTATGTTTGGAATGAGCATGCCGcttatgttactatttaacaAATTTGTACCCTTTTGTCaggtttaaaaacatgtttataattcCATTATTCGACTGTGTCAgttatacatgtaggtataGTATTATTTTCAGTCTGTTTAAACACTCTGTGTTTTACATTTAACCTAAGCAATACAGATAGGCATTGTACTTAAAACGTACAATTTTCTTAAGTGacatacattgtataaatgtattgaaaaaatgtcTTCAGAGCAAACTTACCAGTGTGGATATATTTACGCCCATGGTCAAATTATACCAGGGGGCAAATCTTGGGGATATTAcaagttacatgtacataaaaggCAAATTAGTAgcataaattaaaatgaatgatagttaaatgttaataatacatgtagttaaaagTTGATTAAATTTCACACCCTGGTAGATCATCAAGTCACATGGTTTATTGCTGAAAATTGCCATCACACTATGTCCCTTTGATGAATTAGAAATAATATAGGTGCAAAATACCTGCTACTCTATGGAAGTTTAAATAATAACGTGTTTTATGTatactgaaatatttaaatacagacacATGagatttttaaattgataagcTGTCTATAATGcagattttcaacatttttttcacatctAGATTTCTTAGCAGTGAGTTATCTTAAGATAATAAGTTCAAGTGACAATCAGTCTTTAAGTTAACAGGTAGTAGCTTAAGATGACCTTAAACCAAATGAAACTTTGCCATGCCCAAATAAAAGTCTGAGACAAGCTTATTGACCAAAAGATAAAGTCCTTGCGGTTTGATTTGTTGAATGTAATCCTATTACTGACCAAGTAAATAAGTATTTAACTAAAGATTGTCTGGACTTATTAAAAGTGTGCTCAATTGCTTTGCTTAACTGTgtctttaaatttacaaattcaTAAACTGCTGAGTCTTAAACTTCATTATGATAAGCTGCTGttcattttcattgtgtttAAAGTGTTAAACCTGTTGCAAGTTGTATATTGTTACGCTACTGTTTCGtagcagtgattttttttttaaataaatcatctaGACAGCATGAAGCAATGCAATTGGAAACTACAAAAATAGATCTACTTTGATAAAGTATTCTACAGTATGGTTTTGGATCAGTATAATTACAAAGGTATATGCGTTTgcagtgttgttttatttcacaggTGGGTGAGAGATGGTTAAGGTGAAAACCTCTCACCCAAAGATATTGGGTTCAGGCCCAGCCAAGGAAAGACTGGTCTAGATGTTAAGATGACGGTCTCTCATTGAAAGATtttgggttcaagccccacagtagtgagagtggtctagaggtttAGGTGATGGCTTCTTACTGAAAGATtttgggttcaagccccacaggagtgagagtggtctagaggtttGGGTGATGGCTTCTTACTGAAAGATtttgggttcaagccccacagGAGTGAGAATGGTCTAGAGGTTTAGGTGAAGGCTTTTTACTGAAAGATtttgggttcaagccccacaggagtgagagtggtctagaggtttGGGTGATGGCTTTTTACTGAAAGATtttgggttcaagccccacaggagtgagagtggtctagaggtttAGGTGATGGCTTCTTACTGAAAAGTtttgggttcaagccccacaggagtgagagtggtctagaggtttAGGTGATGGCTTCTTACTGAAAGATTTTGGGTCCAAGCCCCACaggagtgagagtggtctagaggtttGGGTACACCCAAAGTGGGCTGGAATCCAGTATCTTTGGGTGAGAATCTGAGTGCAACCTTTATTGCCAATCAAAATGTGTCTAATTATTTTCAGAATtggcatatattttatttagctGCCCTAACCCCTTTTACCTCAGTGTCTCCCTCTATAGGCATTGTCATCAATTAAGCAaactttactttttcaattaacataCTTTTGACATTACACTTCTTTGACCTTTCTTCATATCTCTTCATTTTGACATTACACTTCTTTGACCTTTCTTCATATCTCTTCATTTTGACATTACACTTCTTTGACCTTTCTTCATATCTCTTCATTTTGACATTACACTTCTTTGACCTTTCTTCATATCTCTTCATTTTGACATAACACTTCTTTGACCTTTCTTCATATCTCTTCATTTTGACATTACACTTCTTTGACCTTTCTTCATATCTCTTCATTTTGACATAACACTTCTTTGACCTTTCTTCATATCTCTTCATTTAACACTTTATTACTACATCTTTCTACCAGGACACTGACTCAAGAGTGATTCACATACATCAGCTTATAGCTGGCTATACATTGAATTAGTATAAACTTATTTTGCAGAGCTCAAGGCTTTGACAGTATTGAGGGAGGGATGAAGTCTCGTTCAAATCGCCATGAAGAATCCAGGCATGGCAAGTATGATGCAGGTGTTCCTGCAGAGATACATGCTGGCAATGGTCCAGTCCACTCAGATTCTGTGGTCAGCCTGGCCAAGATACAGCCAGGGCTTTGCGTGTCTGGGAGCAAGGACAAGGTTAGTTGGTCTACTGTCAGCATGTCATAACTAGTACTATGGGGCAGTATTGGTTAGTGGTAATGAAAATGTCCGAATTACCGGTTCAAATTAATGAACAAGAAATATGTGGTGTTACCATTTACAGATAATAACTTATTTATGCAGACCATGGTTGATGGTCGAGTCTAAATATTGTACCACTTACCCATATATTTCAGACGATTGTTCTGTATGACTACCACAACCACCGGCTAGAGGACAGATGGACAGGACATGATCGAGAAATCACAAAGGTGAGGGTCTTGTTTGTTTGCAATTGAAATGGTTCAGAATTTGGTATAATGATGAACATAGTAAGTACGCGggtgcaattttttttatcaacactCTACATTTTTCAATAGATATCCCAAATAGTTCCAATCAAAGTTATTTTAAGCCCACAGTCATGGAAATCTATAtcttttttatgtatgtattactGTTTCTACGAaggaaacataattataatatttttcattaacttACAAGCCCATATCTTTTCTTCTGTCATTCAGAAAAGAGATTGAATAGGGAGTACAACAGAAGTTGTATATACCCTAAGTTAGTAAGTGGTATCGTGTATAAACCATTAACACTTACatgacaactacatgtatatgatgtTGCAGCACACTTTTCTATAAATAGTTAACCAGGTTTCATTTCTATGACATCTGTTTATCTCCAAAAGCCATATATACGACATCTCTTTTCAGAATAATCAATAACATGTTAAACCTTGTgtaattaatttcataattcTGATCACAAGATAAAAAAAGGCATACAAGTAcggaaaatattgttttcttaattcaTTTGAACCTTTTAAGTAACATGCTTGTCAGTATTTGATCTAAGGGACTTACTTTTCTTAATTGATCATTTTCAGGTTTGCTATGGTATTCACTGTAGAGGAGTGTTCAGTGCGTCTCGGGACAAGACAGTTAAACTGTGGCACAGAGGGCATGCCAGCCCGATCAGGGAGTTCAACAGACATGAACTGGTCGTTTCAGCCATAGATTTAAACAATGGTACCAAATTTTACTGCAAATTATATGCTAGGATAGATAATATGTGAGGCGAAATAGTGAGAAAATTCTGATAAACACTCTCAATACTATCATAAATACACAGGGAAATATCCAAATTGAAACAATTTAGGCCAAGctcattattttgaattaaaatatggaAGCTATAATTTCATTCCTATCTTTGGAAAAATAACTGTATATTATCTATTTAATGCTATGATATAAAACATCTTTGACTCTGAATACATCTCATTTTAAGATTTAGTTTCCGGAATTAAAAACTGTGTCAGAATAGCAAAATGTCTGGTTAAATATCTTAAGATTAATGCCGATTTATTCAAGGAATACTGTAACCATTACAATACTTAATTAATTCTCATTACTAAGTTTTCCTACTTTAGACTGCTCTGTGCTTATTGATTTCTTGGAAACATAGTTCTGTCAAGTcgatttttttactataacaGTAGAGTAGTGAATTGTCCTGAATTCTTccattgtataaaaaatactcatttattAAGAGGTACAAAGTCAAAAGAAAATTTACAAATGTTGTAAATGTAAATAGGACAAGCTTGCCACAATAGCAAGTAATTAATTGTTCAAGCAAGAATGGCCATAATTACAttgtaaacttaaaatataaagggCAGACTGTAATACtgtaataaaactgttttgaagcaaaatgcatttttcagtaTAGCTTAGGGAAAGGATATGGTGGTCTTGAGTTATCATTTATTCTGACTTCTTGCCGAAGGAATTGTGGGTAATCGGGCCCCTGGACCATGTGCACCACATCCTGTATCGTAGACTCTCAGAATAAAAACAAGTTATTGTAAGAACAGACTCCagcataattatacatgtattagcttTTATCTGTTTGCAGAGTTGAGCTGAAAATGATTATGTATCATGTATCCATGGATATAAGTCCATATTGGTTATGTTCCAGACAACAGCCTGCTGTGTAGCGGGTCTCGTGACAACACATTGAAACTGTGGGATGTGGAGACAGGACAGTTTCTCAGAGAAAATAAGACATCCAGAAATCTAGTAGGAATTATCTCATATTATATAGCATTGGGGTGAATAATGTCACAATAGATGATGCTCAATAAAAAAGATAGTAAGCATTGTGGTTGAAAatattacatgtttatacataacTTGTATATCATAAAAATTGACTGGCGTGTATATAttcttttatgttttactttaaattcttgaaaaaactcATAACTGTACCTAGTAACTTGTAGTTGACTTTCATCTTTTAACACAGATTGGGGTAGAGAACATCTGTATTTGTTGGTACAGATGTGAAGTTTTTAGTCAACAGTTACCTAGTTCCGACAGGGAAAAAACAAGCATTATTGTAACTGTTATAGGTCACAGATGTGAAGTTTGTAGCCGATAGTCATCTTCTAGTCCAGACTGGGGAAGATAAAGAAGTCAGGTTAGATTTtcaaagaacattttctttctttacaattttgtcattatGCAGTGCACTGCAGCTGTCTTCTCACAACCatgacaatttatttaatttattttcgagTCTGCCATTGACAACTTCACAGTATGTTTGTGGCTGCAAGGTTAGAAgctgttgtttttatcttttacattattcatttcacctataacaatattttaagctTAAGTAAAGACATCCGTGCATATAATTAAGTATGGCTGGTAATCTTGCTCGAGGCGGAAAGGATAAAAACAAGAGTATGTTTCTCAAAAAGTTTGATTCATTACTGATAATagagtgtttgttttttaggCTTTGTTTAATATTGAGTTTTAGGAGAATTTAGAATTTGAAGTTTTAGCTTGAAATTATATTCTCAATTTTCTCACCCGATTTCTTACTAAATGTGAGCATGGCCATTTCTTGGTTCTAAGTAGGAGATACTGAATACATGTTCAATGTCTTgatctttgtaaaaaaatactggtAAAACCAAGATGAAAGCATTACATTGTATGTTGTTTCAGGTTGTTTGACACACGGACGATGTCAATCACCCACAACTTCCCCCGCAAACAGTACATCCAGATGTGTTGTGATGTTAGCCCTGACGGAAACTACTGCCTCACGTGTAGTAACGGTTTTGGTGGCAATGGGTGTGAAGCTACGGTTAGTCCATTTAGTAAAGTGTACAGATATTATCCTGTTTATCTCACCTGAGTCCAATTTTCTGGTAGAAACTAGTAGGGGCCCTTACTCAAGTTTAAAAGTAGAATCAGAGTGTTTTGTTGGACTGTAAAAATTACTGTCTAATCGATttaatggaatcactgaggcatatcTAAGAACTATACTGGATACTGGTACATAGGGCAGAGTATAATAGGCTagggaaaaataaaaataggttgtttttttctgcccCCCTCTAGATACTGCCTGATTGATATTCAGACAGTCAGGGAATATATCTGGGGAagtcttttttatatatatgtactgttgAACAAGGTGGTTTGCAAAGGGACTTGAATGTACCTTTTACTTGGACAGAGCCCTGATGACCTTTTCAGAAAAGAGTTGATATAGCATTGAGTGCTATAGTGCTCTTGTTAGACTGGCCTGCCATTACATATAAGTGTTTatgtatttactatttttaatagtaataatatttttaatccTGGTTCTACAGTTTCCCTAAAAAACTGGAGCAGCAATTTGTATCACAGGTAGTTTTGTATGCtctaaattcattttaaatttattgttatgaaatattatgaGACCTTCGCCGCTTACAATGCCCTGTCttcagtcttttaccagagtttgattgagaggtTAGTTTCATagaacacttcgacaaaccttttcacaatacggccgtctgacagagcactgtcaaaacattattttgcaaacaGGTTGGTCGAAGTGTTTGCTAAAACTAATCTCTTTATTAAAATTTGGTAATAAATAGAAGCAGTGCTctttagcattgacagatattgatgaaacttggtgtgtaggtagcttatgtgaagagctagcttgggattgcttttgagggggaggggctaaggtcaaggtcgcctgttactaaaaatagaaaaatggtttctgcccaagaactttagttaggattgatagatattgacgaaagttggtgtgtaggtagcttatgtgaagagctagcttgggattgctattgaggggtgaggggctaaggtcaaggtcactgttacttaaaatagaaaaatggtttctgcccaataactttagttagcattgac encodes:
- the LOC128222760 gene encoding WD repeat-containing protein 31-like: MGKLFSKNKGPKHQAQGFDSIEGGMKSRSNRHEESRHGKYDAGVPAEIHAGNGPVHSDSVVSLAKIQPGLCVSGSKDKTIVLYDYHNHRLEDRWTGHDREITKVCYGIHCRGVFSASRDKTVKLWHRGHASPIREFNRHELVVSAIDLNNDNSLLCSGSRDNTLKLWDVETGQFLRENKTSRNLVTDVKFVADSHLLVQTGEDKEVRLFDTRTMSITHNFPRKQYIQMCCDVSPDGNYCLTCSNGFGGNGCEATLWDLRSLQIIQEYHGHSEALESCIFLPSPGDRPLLATSSRDCSVRVWDQNSRACIAQCTISCSGPLTSLIAYEDNSICVSSFNEGIHELKLYPSEGRLVQRTRF